A window of Sander vitreus isolate 19-12246 chromosome 18, sanVit1, whole genome shotgun sequence contains these coding sequences:
- the hebp2 gene encoding heme-binding protein 2 has product MSSTHSSYKTLDFAVLTTFTPVMLKAVGQALFSTGLQNPKYTAEEKKGQDYEIRTYHATNWVSTSLSGMQWDAAMNTGFRRLFNYIQGNNHNKVKVEMTAPVTCRVDPGAGPACESQFTVSFFIPEEHQDNPPEPSDPEVFVEHRKEFTAYVRTFGGFSNDNMKREELLKLMESLQRDGVQYVDKPFYTAGYDSPFKLTNRRNEVWVLKKEQE; this is encoded by the exons ATGAGTTCCACACACAGTAGTTATAAAACGCTTGACTTTGCAG TTTTAACCACCTTCACACCAGTCATGCTGAAAGCTGTGGGACAAGCTCTGTTCTCAACTGGACTGCAGAATCCTAAATACACAGCAGAGGAGAAAAAG GGACAAGACTATGAGATTCGCACCTACCATGCCACTAATTGGGTTAGCACCTCTCTGAGTGGAATGCAGTGGGATGCAGCCATGAACACTGGCTTCCGCAGACTCTTCAACTACATTCAAGGCAACAATCACAACA AGGTGAAAGTGGAGATGACGGCTCCTGTGACGTGCCGTGTGGACCCTGGAGCCGGCCCTGCGTGTGAATCTCAGTTCACTGTATCCTTCTTCATCCCAGAGGAGCATCAGGACAATCCACCGGAGCCGAGTGACCCGGAGGTGTTTGTGGAGCACAGGAAAGAGTTTACAGCTTATGTCAG GACATTCGGTGGTTTTTCCAATGACAATATGAAGCGAGAAGAGCTTCTGAAACTTATGGAGAGCCTGCAGAGGGACGGCGTCCAATACGTCGACAAGCCGTTCTACACAGCCGGGTATGACAGTCCCTTCAAGCTCACCAACCGTAGGAACGAGGTCTGGGTCCTCAAGAAGGAGCAGGAGTAG
- the LOC144532986 gene encoding LOW QUALITY PROTEIN: NHS-like protein 1 (The sequence of the model RefSeq protein was modified relative to this genomic sequence to represent the inferred CDS: deleted 2 bases in 1 codon) — protein MRGERRYASFRKEKPAGLSRALSWLSVSTLSRRSKRMFHSQNELHAVHNRQPYSHSHTHLHMADRDEEDDDDDNWVYQPQHKIAVSNLDEESKWTVHYTAPWHQQENVFLPGSRPPCVEDLHRQAKVNLKTALRECDKLRKDGFRSSQYYSQGPTFSDPLQSTSSLQDEEEDDNDKKSTASSAEDDKSQLSLRPQTPQGGEGYEVDGQVVWNKGTPLPTPEEKMRLAAQAVPTDIVPINVTGAVFDRQASIRRSLINTDTVSRRPKKVKRRKTISGLPDNFNHELAKGHGGELRPHSMFIPGQYSTLGRVGSVNSMLRRSETRDSGCQTEEVKVVPPSMRRIRAQRGQGIAAQMAGISASSSTGSISVSSSDSSGILMLPQFNRDPSRFHSLPRQGARVSLSADPIYSSTPIKSEEQTTPQRQIGKFQVDDTVVHMRHAPRTGTLPRPKSQEVRGTQASDWAGGPACVVSPHAAYSTSLIPNATMSSSSEVITLNTSGQLSHSPASAYPTARPLSLASSTSTDPMISSPTAFTHSSTCPALATSTPTHTPKDGGLVVEAPASESGHSDSSIHSHSTLAPTPPSCLSEEQWIYDTPENVVVPQRTLTSSCSTPINQLYSSLDLSSRTTTDSSSLYSQDNDGYYTSMHMDSGLRSRSHGSGHGAAPGRATRHSMYECREMANQEDSGSLYSDRSLSRSISLRKAKKPPLPPARTDSLRRKTSVKKPLGGVSAISGANEPNRARLNETLIASLQQSLQMGLRGGKGKVASPSSPSHSPSSDYDDPWVIRPRSQSSISAGSSAASLVANTNCGGVSNVYSLCHVTPAHSDTSSLRSDYADSWGYYMDYPRNHGDQRAQTPPVHATDNMSAGAHPGELQNGGELLNNSQAPGAPGQEGRVAVKPKMSTSSPDRVHRLTSPSSGYSSQSNTPTAGTPVPSFVRSMSPSGSRPKPKVPERKSSLLSSVSLSSSSTSLSSNTSDSLKSSGPPPPPPPPLPLSSSAPTTPLNAPPPFPPPLPPCSSAGTPPPAPQLPTTPQGPTLSPPPACSTSPEFPPPPSPEMLIHPSSSFNGSFSPPPPPPPPVPSMGPPPPPPLPAFVQPSSSPSFVKAVKDALKPALSNSPTNSPKPLITPFALQSVQLRSVKLPEKKINGNSDHTKAQEIGVDLLQGLKPLALEKSYSMEHPTVIHLSNCSPEEDSRNCSPSPVSKLLEELSFECSITDDTPDSAVMNGKAKNQSYFLLNGKEKVEGQESFPSPPQSSKSSPVKQKPPVVSKKPKISFLPPFSPQPINEQVPSQHEDTTSLSQTEDQVDAPQRQIKQEEQNERKSEQQEAEETSKSFELLAESSETSTVTQNESYISVSASQSSLDHGLCTDGEAHEEEEEEEEDEEEEEEEEEEEMTSSTTGSISSKEDDTGEVFYSSTAESSPAPSANGASEENMVTPTPTRPRTTEDLFAAIHRSKRKVLGRKESEEDKSRAGSHPQSPPVTPTGGSPVMVSPGPVSSLPRQTGSIQRNLRKSSTSSDTFKALLLKKGSRSETSFRMSAAEMLRSTDPRSQRPHSESVLDSPAASPSSLMAPHSPCTSPGRGKRATDEWSRYEALALSSPTSSSFTMSGLKYGRSRTPPSAASSKYNARSRILSSPMTVICEREGELAESEYGDTAESLSEPRAQTLPVLNNSNGTLSKESRS, from the exons AATGCGACAAGTTGAGGAAAGATGGTTTTCGGAGCTCTCAGTACTACTCTCAGGGTCCCACCTTTTCTGACCCCTTACAGTCCACCAGCAGCCtgcaggatgaggaggaggatgacaATGATAAGAAG TCCACAGCTTCATCAGCTGAGGACGACAAATCTCAGCTCTCCTTGAGGCCCCAGACCCCGCAGGGAGGAGAGGGGTACGAGGTTGACGGACAGGTTGTATGGAACAAAGGCAcacccctccccaccccagAGGAGAAGATGAGGCTGGCGGCCCAGGCCGTGCCCACAGACATAGTTCCCATCAACGTCACAG GGGCAGTGTTTGACCGACAGGCGAGCATCCGGCGCTCCCTCATTAACACTGACACCGTGTCCCGCCGGCCCAAGAAGGTCAAACGCAGAAAGACTATATCAGGGCTGCCTGACAACTTCAACCATGAGCTAG CAAAAGGACACGGTGGAGAGCTACGGCCGCATTCCATGTTCATCCCGGGACAGTACTCCACCTTGGGCAGAGTTGGGAGCGTCAACTCAATGCTCAGAcgttcagagaccagagactcTGGCTGTCAGACAGAAGAAGTAAAGGTTGTACCCCCGTCCATGAGAAGAATCCGGGCTCAGAGAGGACAGGGAATTGCTGCTCAAATGGCTGGCATTTCTGCTTCCTCCTCAACAGGAAGTATATCCGTCTCGAGTAGTGACAGCTCTGGGATCTTGATGCTGCCACAGTTTAACAGAGACCCTTCCCGTTTTCACAGTCTGCCCCGACAGGGTGCTAGGGTGTCCCTCAGCGCTGACCCCATCTATAGCAGCACCCCCATCAAGTCAGAGGAGCAAACTACACCTCAGAGGCAGATTGGAAAGTTTCAGGTTGACGATACAGTGGTGCACATGAGACATGCCCCAAGGACAGGCACCCTGCCCAGGCCCAAGTCTCAGGAGGTGAGGGGGACACAGGCCAGTGATTGGGCTGGTGGTCCAGCATGTGTGGTCTCTCCACATGCTGCCTACTCCACCTCACTCATCCCTAATGCCACCATGTCAAGCTCCTCTGAGGTCATTACCCTCAACACCTCCGGTCAGCTCTCCCACTCCCCAGCCTCAGCTTACCCCACAGCTCGTCCGCTCAGTCTGGCTTCCTCCACCAGCACTGACCCCATGATCTCCAGTCCAACAGCCTTTACCCACAGCTCCACCTGCCCAGCCTTGGCCACTTCTACCCCCACTCATACACCAAAGGATGGTGGTCTGGTAGTCGAAGCACCTGCTAGCGAGTCAGGGCACTCGGACAGCAGTATACACAGCCACAGCACCTTGGCTCCCACGCCACCATCCTGTCTGTCAGAGGAGCAGTGGATCTACGACACGCCAGAAAACGTGGTGGTTCCACAGCGCACTCTCACCTCCAGCTGCTCCACTCCTATAAACCAGCTGTATAGCAGCCTGGACCTCTCCTCCAGGACCACTACTGACTCCAGCTCCCTCTATTCCCAAGACAATGATGGATACTACACCTCCATGCACATGGACTCAGGCCTGCGCTCTCGCAGCCATGGCAGTGGGCATGGTGCAGCACCTGGACGGGCCACCCGGCACAGCATGTACGAGTGCCGTGAGATGGCCAATCAGGAAGACTCTGGAAGCTTGTACAGTGATCGCTCTCTTTCCCGCAGCATCTCCCTCCGCAAGGCCAAAAAGCCTCCGCTGCCCCCAGCTCGTACAGACTCTCTTAGACGCAAGACTTCTGTGAAAAAGCCCCTTGGAGGCGTTAGCGCCATCAGCGGTGCTAATGAGCCAAACAGAGCCAGGCTTAATGAGACTCTAATTGCCAGCTTGCAGCAGAGCCTACAGATGGGGCTGAGAGGAGGGAAAGGAAAAGTGGCTTCACCTTCTTCACCCTCTCATAGCCCGAGCAGCGACTACGATGACCCATGGGTGATACGGCCACGCAGTCAGAGTAGCATCAGTGCAGGTAGCTCTGCAGCATCACTAGTAGCTAACACCAACTGTGGCGGTGTGTCTAATGTTTACTCGCTATGCCACGTGACGCCTGCTCACAGTGACACCAGCAGCTTGCGCTCAGACTATGCTGATTCCTGGGGCTACTACATGGACTACCCTCGTAACCATGGAGACCAGAGGGCACAGACCCCTCCGGTTCATGCCACTGATAACATGTCGGCTGGGGCTCACCCAGGAGAATTGCAGAATGGAGGCGAGCTTCTCAACAACAGCCAGGCCCCTGGAGCTCCAGGTCAGGAGGGAAGGGTGGCAGTGAAGCCCAAAATGTCCACCTCCTCACCAGACAGGGTGCATAGGTTGACCTCCCCATCTAGCGGCTACTCTAGTCAGTCCAACACCCCCACAGCTGGAACCCCAGTGCCCTCATTTGTCAGGTCCATGTCTCCCTCGGGCAGCCGGCCTAAGCCCAAAGTGCCCGAGAGAAAgtcatctctcctctcctctgtatCCCTGTCCTCCTCTTCCACCTCCCTTTCCTCCAACACCTCGGACTCACTTAAAAGCTCCGGACCTCCCCCTCCACCACCCCCACCCTtgcccctctcctcctcagctcCCACCACCCCTCTCAACGCACCTCCACCCTTCCCTCCCCCTCTACCGCCATGTTCCAGTGCGGGCACTCCCCCGCCAGCTCCCCAGTTACCAACCACTCCACAGGGTCCAACTCTGAGCCCACCCCCTGCTTGCTCCACCTCCCCAGAattccctcctcctccatcccctGAAATGCTAATCCACCCCAGTTCATCCTTCAATGGGAGCTTCAGtcctccccctccacctccccctcccGTCCCCTCCATGGggccccctccacctcctccactgCCTGCTTTTGTCCAACCTTCCTCCTCCCCATCTTTTGTGAAGGCAGTGAAAGATGCTCTGAAACCAGCTCTTTCCAACAGCCCTACAAATTCACCTAAGCCCCTGATCACCCCATTTGCACTGCAGAGTGTTCAGCTCCGCTCTGTTAAACTGCCAGAGAAGAAGATTAATGGCAATTCAGACCACACCAAAGCTCAGGAAATAGGGGTGGACCTCCTTCAGGGTCTAAAGCCCCTGGCCCTGGAGAAGTCATACTCCATGGAGCATCCCACTGTGATACACCTGTCAAACTGCTCCCCAGAAGAAGATTCACGTAACTGCTCACCTTCACCTGTGTCAAAGCTCTTAGAAGAGTTGTCTTTTGAGTGCAGTATCACAGATGACACACCAGACAGTGCTGTCATGAATGGAAAAGCCAAGAATCAGAGTTACTTTCTCTTAaacggaaaagaaaaagttgAAGGACAGGAATCATTTCCCAGTCCCCCACAGAGCTCCAAAAGCTCTCCGGTCAAACAGAAGCCCCCAGTAGTCTCCAAGAAACCCAAAATCTCTTTTCTCCCACCATTTAGCCCCCAACCAATCAATGAACAGGTTCCATCGCAGCATGAGGATACAACCAGCCTGTCACAAACAGAAGACCAAGTAGATGCGCCACAAAGACAAATAAAGCAAGAAGAACAGAACGAGCGTAAAAGTGAGCAACAGGAGGCCGAGGAAACTTCAAAGAGCTTCGAGCTTCTAGCAGAGAGCAGTGAAACATCCACAGTCACCCAGAACGAGTCCTACATTTCTGTTTCCGCCAGCCAGTCAAGTCTTGACCATGGACTGTGTACTGATGGAGAGGCtcatgaagaggaggaggaggaggaggaggacgaggaggaggaggaggaggaggaggaggaggagatg acAAGTAGCACGACTGGATCCATCAGCTCCAAGGAGGATGACACTG GTGAGGTGTTCTACTCCAGTACGGCTGAATCGTCTCCGGCCCCATCAGCTAACGGGGCCTCCGAGGAGAACATGGTAACCCCGACTCCCACGCGACCCCGAACCACTGAGGACCTTTTTGCCGCCATTCACAG GTCGAAGCGCAAGGTCCTGGGTCGCAAGGAGTCTGAGGAGGACAAGTCCCGGGCTGGGAGCCACCCACAGTCTCCCCCCGTCACCCCGACAGGCGGGTCCCCAGTGATGGTGTCCCCAGGGCCGGTGTCCTCCTTGCCCCGCCAGACAGGCTCCATCCAGCGCAACCTCCGCAAGTCCTCCACCAGCAGCGACACCTTCAAGGCCCTTCTCCTGAAGAAGGGTAGCCGCTCAGAAACCAGCTTCAGGATGTCCGCCGCTGAGATGCTTCGCTCCACTGACCCTCGCTCCCAGAGACCACACTCTGAGTCAGTGTTAGACTCGCCTGCTGCTTCACCCTCCTCACTGATGGCGCCGCACAGCCCCTGCACCTCCCCCGGCCGTGGTAAAAGGGCAACAGATGAGTGGAGCCGCTACGAGGCCTTGGCTCTGTCCTCCCCGACTTCATCGTCCTTTACAATGAGCGGGTTAAAATACGGGCGCTCACGCACGCCGCCCTCTGCTGCCAGCAGCAAGTACAACGCACGCAGCCGAATCCTCAGCAGCCCAATGACAGTAATCTGTGAGCGAGAGGGGGAGCTGGCTGAGAGCGAGTACGGAGACACTGCAGAGAGTCTGTCCGAACCCAGGGCTCAGACTCTCCCTGTGCTCAATAACTCCAATGGCACTTTATCTAAAGAGAGCAGAAGTTAA